The following proteins are encoded in a genomic region of Dyadobacter sp. UC 10:
- a CDS encoding MutS-related protein, whose product MTEIYSERAQQYSSKIGEYEKELRRLSTIRLFIFIGSLILVFVLANEQLATLLLAVVPISLLAFGFVLNRYKLTARALSRFKFLRAVNEQEISRLDNKLAEFPTGQRFLVRDHPYVADVDIFGPYSLFQLLCRATTESGQALLAGWMAEPASKSIILKRQQAVQELARKLDWRQAFQAAGMPFINSKSSYDSLLDWNEESSKFLPEKRKHLAIGMLLGVVTVMAATFFAWHLIDVLRLRNSFSVVYMFPLLAALICNKFVLKKWKTVTEEIAEKLRHNVTTLKGYEALINEIESETFGPGLLSDLQMHFRGEGYSAAGEIRKLSRILDVFIQRSGKDPIGGNAFYAILNQIFLLDIYWVLLTEAWKSKNRENLRRWADAVSEFEAFSSLSGFAFSNPGFPFPSISDERNLVRFAGLGHPLIHVSKRVCNDFALAGDGSVVMITGSNMAGKSTFLRTIGVNLVLAFMGAPCCMRSGEVAPVRLFTSMRTQDNLEEGVSSFYAELRRIEQLLKLVESGAPVFFLLDEMFKGTNSQDRYKGGISLIRQLSEGHAFGLISTHDIELAKTAGNYLPVVNYSFNSRINDREMLFDYTLTEGLCRDFNASELMKKSGIKLL is encoded by the coding sequence ATGACTGAAATTTACAGTGAAAGAGCGCAGCAGTATTCGTCAAAAATTGGTGAATATGAAAAAGAGCTGCGCAGGCTCTCTACGATACGACTCTTCATTTTTATCGGATCGCTGATACTGGTTTTTGTTCTTGCCAATGAGCAGCTGGCCACTTTGCTGCTGGCCGTGGTTCCGATTAGCTTGCTCGCTTTTGGATTTGTATTGAACAGATACAAACTGACGGCCCGGGCGCTAAGCCGTTTCAAATTTTTGCGGGCGGTTAATGAACAGGAAATCAGTCGACTGGATAACAAATTGGCTGAGTTTCCAACCGGGCAGCGCTTTCTTGTCCGGGACCATCCTTATGTTGCCGATGTCGATATTTTTGGTCCATACTCTCTTTTTCAGCTGCTTTGCCGGGCGACAACCGAATCGGGACAGGCACTGCTAGCAGGCTGGATGGCAGAACCCGCTTCGAAAAGCATTATTCTGAAAAGGCAGCAGGCGGTACAGGAGCTGGCGCGAAAGTTGGATTGGCGGCAGGCTTTTCAGGCGGCGGGGATGCCATTTATCAATTCCAAAAGCAGCTACGATAGTCTGCTCGATTGGAATGAAGAGTCCTCGAAATTCCTGCCGGAAAAGCGGAAACATCTGGCGATTGGTATGCTCCTGGGCGTAGTCACTGTTATGGCGGCTACGTTTTTTGCCTGGCATCTGATCGACGTGCTCCGGCTCAGAAATTCGTTTTCGGTGGTATATATGTTTCCGCTGCTGGCTGCGCTGATCTGCAATAAATTCGTGCTCAAAAAATGGAAGACGGTCACAGAGGAAATCGCCGAAAAGCTGCGCCACAACGTCACTACATTAAAAGGGTATGAAGCATTGATCAATGAAATCGAGTCGGAAACTTTCGGCCCGGGGTTATTGAGCGACCTGCAAATGCATTTTCGGGGCGAAGGCTACTCAGCAGCCGGGGAGATAAGGAAGTTGAGCCGGATACTCGACGTTTTTATACAGCGGTCAGGCAAAGATCCGATCGGCGGCAATGCTTTTTATGCCATTCTGAACCAAATTTTCCTGCTGGATATCTACTGGGTATTGCTGACGGAAGCCTGGAAAAGTAAAAATCGTGAAAACCTCCGGCGCTGGGCCGATGCGGTCAGCGAGTTCGAAGCATTTTCCAGTTTGAGCGGCTTTGCTTTTTCTAATCCGGGATTTCCTTTTCCGTCCATCAGCGACGAGCGTAATCTGGTCCGGTTTGCGGGACTCGGACATCCTTTGATCCATGTATCTAAGCGAGTCTGTAACGATTTTGCGCTTGCCGGCGACGGGTCGGTTGTGATGATTACGGGGTCGAATATGGCGGGAAAAAGTACGTTTTTGCGGACTATCGGCGTCAATCTGGTACTGGCGTTTATGGGAGCTCCGTGTTGTATGCGCAGCGGGGAAGTCGCGCCAGTCCGGCTTTTTACCAGCATGCGTACGCAGGACAACCTGGAAGAAGGCGTTTCTTCCTTCTATGCCGAACTCCGGCGGATTGAGCAGCTATTAAAGCTCGTCGAAAGCGGAGCGCCCGTTTTCTTTCTTTTGGACGAAATGTTCAAGGGTACCAATTCACAGGACCGTTACAAGGGTGGAATTTCGCTGATCAGGCAGCTAAGCGAAGGTCATGCTTTCGGCCTGATCTCCACGCATGATATTGAACTGGCTAAAACCGCAGGTAATTATCTTCCTGTCGTTAATTACAGCTTCAATAGCAGGATCAATGACCGTGAGATGCTTTTTGATTATACGCTTACGGAAGGACTTTGCAGGGATTTTAATGCCAGTGAGCTGATGAAAAAGAGTGGGATAAAATTGCTGTGA